A part of Actinomycetota bacterium genomic DNA contains:
- a CDS encoding BBE domain-containing protein codes for LDAFVGGRASGESRELDFMPWGGAYNRRPPDATAFVHRDQRFQLKHAVVVDPDTPPASQAAARRAAARSWASVHPWGSGRVFQNFADPDLEHWAEAYYGPNYARLVRVKARYDPSNLFHFPQSLPLRP; via the coding sequence GCTGGACGCCTTCGTGGGAGGACGGGCCTCCGGGGAGTCCCGCGAGCTGGACTTCATGCCCTGGGGCGGTGCCTACAACCGCCGGCCCCCCGACGCCACCGCCTTCGTCCACCGCGACCAGCGCTTCCAGCTCAAGCACGCCGTGGTGGTGGATCCCGACACGCCGCCGGCGAGCCAGGCCGCGGCCCGCCGGGCGGCCGCCCGATCCTGGGCGTCGGTCCACCCATGGGGCTCGGGACGGGTGTTCCAGAACTTCGCCGACCCCGACCTGGAGCACTGGGCCGAGGCCTACTACGGCCCGAACTACGCCCGCCTGGTCCGGGTCAAGGCCCGGTACGACCCGTCGAACCTCTTTCATTTCCCGCAGTCGCTGCCCCTGCGCCCGTGA
- the ygiD gene encoding 4,5-DOPA dioxygenase extradiol, producing MPTLFVGHGNPMNALQANDYTKAWASLTAALPRPRAILSVSAHWYVPGGRVTDGERPRTIHDFGGFPHELYQVQYPAPGSPELARRVRDLLTPTPVELDRRWGLDHGTWSVLMHIFPKADVPVVQLGIDETLTPQQHYDLAGRLQVLRDEGVLIFGSGNAVHNLHAYAWGRRPVEPYVWAVRFESRLRELIMAQDLGSVVAYETLGEDAALAVPTPEHYLPLLYVLAQRRRDEPVTFPVEGFDGGSVSMLGVRVG from the coding sequence ATGCCAACGCTGTTCGTTGGCCACGGTAACCCCATGAACGCCCTTCAGGCCAATGACTACACCAAGGCCTGGGCGAGCCTGACCGCCGCGCTGCCTCGGCCGCGGGCGATCCTTTCCGTATCGGCCCACTGGTACGTTCCAGGCGGCCGTGTCACCGACGGCGAGCGACCGCGGACCATCCACGACTTCGGCGGGTTCCCGCATGAGCTGTACCAAGTCCAGTACCCGGCGCCCGGGTCACCAGAGCTCGCCCGTCGCGTCCGCGACCTGTTGACCCCTACCCCGGTTGAGCTGGATCGGCGGTGGGGGCTGGACCACGGCACATGGTCGGTTCTCATGCACATATTCCCGAAGGCTGACGTCCCCGTCGTGCAGTTGGGCATCGACGAGACCCTTACCCCCCAGCAGCACTATGACCTTGCCGGTCGGCTGCAGGTGTTGCGCGATGAGGGGGTCCTGATCTTCGGGTCTGGCAACGCGGTACACAACCTGCACGCCTATGCCTGGGGACGGCGGCCGGTCGAGCCCTACGTGTGGGCCGTCCGGTTCGAGTCCAGGCTGCGGGAGCTGATCATGGCGCAGGATCTGGGCAGCGTGGTGGCCTACGAGACGCTTGGTGAGGACGCCGCGCTGGCCGTACCAACCCCCGAGCACTACCTGCCGCTCCTGTACGTACTGGCGCAGCGTCGGCGCGATGAGCCTGTCACCTTCCCGGTAGAGGGATTCGACGGCGGCTCGGTGTCCATGCTCGGCGTCCGCGTCGGCTAA